A window from Mesorhizobium sp. WSM2240 encodes these proteins:
- the pgl gene encoding 6-phosphogluconolactonase, with translation MADGVTRHEFASREELAERLASAVADVLRGAIERRGTALLAVSGGSTPALFFRQLSQQELDWDSVTVTLVDERFVPEDSPRSNARLVRENLLRNKAATARFTGLFSDVGTVEDAADRAGERLSRLSLPLDAVVLGMGTDGHTASFFPDAGNLGSLLDPSSEAIVAPVHAASGGEPRLTLTLARIVEAGFVALHIEGAEKRRVLEAAFSTEEHLPVRAVPDHAPQPVQVFWAP, from the coding sequence ATGGCCGACGGCGTTACCCGGCACGAATTCGCCTCACGCGAGGAACTCGCCGAACGATTGGCGAGCGCTGTTGCGGACGTGCTGCGAGGGGCGATCGAGAGGCGCGGAACTGCGCTGCTGGCAGTTTCCGGGGGCAGCACGCCTGCGCTATTCTTTCGCCAACTGTCGCAACAGGAACTCGACTGGGACAGTGTGACCGTCACGCTTGTCGACGAGCGCTTCGTCCCGGAAGATTCGCCTCGCTCGAATGCCCGGCTGGTCCGGGAAAACCTGCTCCGGAACAAGGCGGCGACCGCCCGGTTCACCGGGCTGTTTTCGGACGTGGGCACGGTCGAAGACGCGGCGGACAGGGCCGGCGAAAGGTTGAGCCGCCTTTCGCTTCCGCTGGATGCAGTGGTCCTCGGCATGGGAACCGACGGCCACACCGCCTCGTTTTTTCCGGACGCCGGCAATCTGGGATCGCTGCTCGACCCTTCCAGCGAAGCAATAGTCGCGCCGGTCCATGCGGCAAGCGGCGGCGAGCCTCGACTGACGTTGACCTTGGCGCGGATCGTGGAAGCAGGCTTCGTCGCCCTCCATATCGAAGGTGCGGAAAAGCGCCGTGTGCTGGAGGCAGCGTTCAGCACGGAAGAGCATCTGCCGGTTCGTGCGGTGCCGGATCACGCGCCACAGCCGGTACAGGTGTTCTGGGCGCCGTAG
- a CDS encoding Wzz/FepE/Etk N-terminal domain-containing protein: protein MFDTDQRDDPRRERSLLSFGDPRPGEEVSRRSGSLLAAAEPPRSDNAAARHQVARQKREMWSDPPQQRLENAPAIDQKPAPLAEPASAKTGRIGRLLPDWIRRPLQAESDEPRPAWDAPVGRREHSRVDISKVEIAEPAADRDVPDEHWKPLIDPGKVVAGIAKSKWIIVGTTLLGAILGVMIALSTPKKYEATAELLVDPRDLNLVERDITQSGLSNEATLAIIENQVRILTSGTVLIKVVDRLNLASDPEFNGEGSDGGIGAFISNLRSLLSRSDGDGAGDRRHTLAVQNLSEALTVERGGKTFVIMISAVTRDGEKSALIANTMTDVFLQTYGQIQSNTAGRAEEELTSRLDQLRAGVEAAERKVETFKAENDIIDAQGRLITDDEIVKLNEQLSVARARTLELNARAASTRSVNVDAVLGGTLPEELTSPTIQELRAQYSALKSDADRMAVRLGPRHPERMAVEAQLAGARDMINSELRRIVSSTQTELKRAVQLEQELASRLAQLKVRQGDLSNELVTLRELEREASAKRAVYEAFLLRARETGEQKDINTANMSVISKAWPPLNANPPSRSTMALTGLMLGFFAGVGFGGMRGAYESLSETASSRSARQKPRRRDPSSPITPAKGPEGTGSSLPADQETGYRAVRPETSSQQAAPADVAPEAQPEPQSAPRRHETSERSRGSSMQDPVYAYPPFGAPHPASAPAVYPMQPQAYPQPYPPAQPQPVYGQPQMQQPYYADPNAPATHYAPQVAYPPAPLQQPQHWQQPQMPPQSYYPYAQQGQQPAGFYPAHMPPQTLYPQHAAVQPYASHAAAPAAPFRQPEAPPPPVETQQAPIDEIRSSLREFREAVRDFTEARQRRRYF, encoded by the coding sequence ATGTTTGACACCGACCAACGCGACGATCCACGGCGTGAGCGCTCGTTGCTTTCGTTTGGCGATCCGCGCCCGGGCGAGGAGGTGTCGCGGCGGTCCGGGTCGCTTCTTGCTGCAGCGGAGCCGCCGCGCTCTGACAATGCTGCCGCTCGCCATCAAGTCGCCCGGCAGAAGCGGGAAATGTGGAGCGATCCGCCTCAGCAGCGCCTCGAAAACGCCCCCGCAATCGATCAAAAACCTGCCCCCTTGGCCGAGCCCGCGTCAGCCAAGACGGGCCGGATCGGCCGCCTCCTGCCGGACTGGATTAGGCGGCCCCTGCAGGCCGAAAGCGATGAGCCTCGTCCAGCTTGGGATGCCCCCGTCGGCCGCCGCGAGCATAGCCGCGTCGATATCTCTAAGGTCGAAATCGCCGAGCCGGCTGCCGATCGCGACGTACCGGACGAACATTGGAAGCCGCTCATCGACCCCGGCAAGGTGGTCGCCGGCATAGCCAAATCGAAATGGATCATTGTCGGCACGACACTCCTCGGTGCGATTCTGGGCGTCATGATCGCCCTTTCCACCCCGAAGAAATACGAGGCCACAGCCGAGCTGCTGGTCGATCCGCGCGACCTCAATCTGGTCGAACGCGATATCACCCAGAGCGGGCTCTCCAATGAGGCAACTCTGGCGATCATCGAGAACCAGGTCCGGATTCTGACCTCCGGCACGGTTCTGATCAAGGTCGTGGATCGCCTTAACCTCGCCAGCGATCCCGAATTCAACGGCGAGGGCAGCGATGGCGGGATCGGCGCGTTTATCTCGAATCTCCGCTCGCTTCTGTCGCGCAGCGATGGCGATGGCGCCGGTGACAGACGGCACACCCTTGCCGTCCAGAATCTTTCCGAGGCCCTGACGGTCGAACGTGGCGGCAAGACATTTGTCATCATGATCAGCGCGGTCACCAGGGATGGCGAGAAGTCGGCGCTGATCGCCAACACGATGACCGATGTTTTTTTGCAGACCTACGGCCAGATCCAGTCCAATACGGCCGGGCGGGCCGAGGAGGAACTGACTTCGCGACTCGACCAGCTCCGCGCAGGCGTCGAGGCGGCCGAGCGCAAGGTCGAGACCTTCAAGGCGGAAAACGACATCATCGACGCCCAAGGTCGCCTGATCACGGATGACGAGATCGTCAAGTTGAACGAGCAGCTTTCGGTGGCGCGTGCGCGAACGCTTGAACTGAACGCAAGGGCAGCGTCGACGCGCTCGGTCAATGTCGATGCGGTGCTCGGCGGAACTCTGCCGGAAGAACTCACTTCGCCGACGATCCAGGAGCTGCGCGCCCAATATTCGGCGCTGAAAAGCGACGCCGACCGGATGGCGGTGCGGCTCGGCCCACGTCACCCCGAACGCATGGCGGTCGAGGCGCAGCTTGCGGGCGCACGCGACATGATCAACAGCGAGTTGCGCCGCATCGTCTCGTCGACGCAGACGGAGTTGAAGCGGGCGGTCCAACTCGAACAGGAACTTGCCTCGCGGCTCGCGCAGCTTAAGGTGCGCCAGGGCGACCTCAGCAATGAACTGGTCACGCTGCGCGAACTCGAACGCGAAGCGTCCGCCAAGCGCGCCGTCTACGAGGCATTCCTTTTGCGTGCACGGGAAACCGGCGAGCAGAAGGACATCAACACCGCCAATATGAGCGTGATCTCCAAGGCCTGGCCGCCGCTCAACGCCAATCCGCCTTCGCGTTCGACAATGGCGCTGACCGGGCTGATGCTCGGCTTCTTCGCCGGCGTCGGCTTCGGCGGGATGCGCGGAGCCTATGAGAGCCTGAGCGAAACCGCCAGTTCGCGCTCGGCGCGACAGAAGCCGCGAAGGCGCGATCCATCCAGCCCGATTACTCCTGCAAAAGGCCCGGAAGGGACTGGCTCATCCCTGCCGGCGGATCAGGAAACCGGGTATCGCGCCGTCCGGCCGGAAACGAGCAGCCAGCAAGCCGCTCCGGCCGACGTCGCGCCCGAGGCGCAGCCGGAGCCGCAGAGCGCGCCGCGCCGCCATGAGACGTCCGAAAGATCGAGGGGAAGTTCGATGCAAGATCCAGTCTATGCCTATCCACCCTTTGGCGCGCCACATCCTGCGTCCGCCCCTGCGGTCTATCCGATGCAGCCGCAGGCCTACCCGCAGCCTTATCCGCCGGCACAGCCGCAGCCCGTTTACGGGCAGCCGCAGATGCAGCAGCCGTACTATGCAGATCCCAACGCACCTGCGACGCACTATGCGCCGCAGGTGGCTTACCCGCCTGCCCCGCTCCAGCAGCCGCAGCATTGGCAGCAGCCGCAGATGCCGCCGCAATCTTATTATCCCTATGCGCAGCAGGGGCAGCAGCCAGCGGGCTTCTATCCGGCGCACATGCCGCCGCAGACGCTTTATCCTCAGCATGCAGCAGTGCAACCTTACGCATCGCACGCTGCGGCGCCGGCTGCGCCTTTCCGGCAGCCGGAAGCTCCTCCTCCGCCTGTGGAGACGCAGCAGGCCCCGATCGACGAAATCCGGTCCAGCCTGCGCGAATTTCGCGAGGCCGTGCGCGACTTCACCGAAGCCCGGCAGCGCCGCCGCTATTTCTGA
- a CDS encoding lipopolysaccharide biosynthesis protein, whose translation MTEASDIRQRRPFARIGAFLSERRGLLRDYFAAISGAGGRLVFSLLYFVALANTLSLADFGLFATASAAGVMLSRILAFGFISALYRTATIRPNLIGTYTAGFGAIAALSLPVVAAASWLTYLLFFSGQMALSLFAAVIFAEVLLWRPFEVVIIVNNGLNRFGRAASLTIFGTVMRAAGAVVFAFWPIDSLAAWSGIYIAVNAIALIAAVALFYPRQRLRFQPRLYWRRLADSLYVAGAEILFYLQMEFDKLLVLAIGGPQLAGLYAIVMRLVDLTAIPIRTFSMMLVQRMMRTPDMLKSWRMRGGIEAGIFAVSTGALLSLAIVLHFFPAALGRTVAEAAPLVGLAVFVPGLRNLVEYQAELLFARGQTLVRALNLALLAGAKAVLLIFIMTNSLDTAVFIWSLNAMFAALYLVSALLTYSALRMPAKPV comes from the coding sequence ATGACCGAGGCAAGCGATATCCGGCAAAGGCGGCCTTTCGCCAGAATTGGCGCGTTCCTTTCGGAGCGGCGTGGTCTCCTGCGCGATTATTTCGCGGCGATCAGCGGCGCCGGCGGCCGACTGGTGTTTTCGCTGCTCTACTTCGTCGCGCTGGCGAACACGCTGTCACTGGCCGATTTCGGGCTTTTCGCAACCGCATCGGCCGCAGGCGTCATGCTGTCGCGGATCCTGGCGTTCGGCTTCATCTCGGCGCTCTACCGAACGGCGACAATCCGCCCGAACCTGATCGGTACGTATACCGCGGGCTTCGGCGCAATAGCGGCGCTATCGCTGCCGGTCGTAGCAGCCGCGTCCTGGCTGACCTATTTGCTGTTCTTTTCCGGCCAGATGGCGCTTTCCCTGTTTGCGGCCGTGATATTCGCGGAGGTGCTGCTGTGGCGGCCCTTCGAAGTCGTCATCATCGTCAACAACGGCTTGAACCGGTTCGGGCGAGCGGCTTCGCTGACCATTTTCGGCACTGTGATGCGGGCGGCTGGCGCCGTCGTGTTCGCGTTTTGGCCGATCGACAGCCTGGCCGCCTGGTCAGGCATCTATATCGCCGTCAACGCCATCGCGCTCATTGCGGCGGTCGCGTTGTTCTATCCGCGCCAGCGACTACGTTTCCAGCCGCGTCTCTACTGGCGGCGGCTTGCCGATTCGCTCTATGTCGCAGGGGCTGAGATCCTGTTCTACCTGCAGATGGAGTTCGACAAACTGCTCGTGCTGGCCATCGGTGGACCGCAGCTTGCAGGCCTCTATGCGATCGTCATGCGGTTGGTCGATCTTACCGCTATCCCGATCCGCACGTTTTCGATGATGCTGGTGCAGCGGATGATGCGCACCCCCGACATGCTGAAAAGCTGGCGCATGCGCGGCGGCATCGAAGCCGGCATCTTTGCTGTTTCGACGGGCGCGTTGCTGAGCCTTGCTATAGTCCTTCACTTTTTCCCGGCGGCATTAGGCAGAACCGTAGCGGAGGCCGCGCCGCTGGTCGGACTCGCGGTTTTCGTACCGGGGCTGCGCAACCTAGTCGAGTATCAGGCCGAACTGCTGTTCGCGCGCGGGCAGACGCTCGTGCGGGCGCTCAATCTTGCCTTGCTGGCGGGTGCGAAGGCCGTCCTGCTGATCTTCATCATGACGAACAGCCTCGACACCGCGGTCTTCATATGGTCGCTGAACGCGATGTTCGCCGCACTCTATCTGGTGTCGGCGCTGTTGACTTATTCGGCGCTGCGCATGCCGGCCAAGCCGGTCTGA
- a CDS encoding VWA domain-containing protein — MIALSRGVLATFLVFWMAAAAAATDRTIIVLDASGSMWGQIGGQPKLEIARQTLRTVLQTIPADMELGLLAYGHREKGNCDDIELVVAPAPGAASSITAAADTMKFLGKTPLSASVRQAAEALRYTEDKATVILITDGLETCNADPCAVGTELEQAGVDFTAHVVGFGLTAEEGKQVACLAENTGGRYIRASDAGALKDALMATVAAAPEPEPQPAPEPAPEPAAPEFNFIPQTIMAEGQPALNEAGNAYEIYAVKADGTKGERVATEYNNYKGSLEPGDYIVRATLGEASAEMPVKIEAGKVAEPAFVLNAGTLIVRPLASEGAEVSDGATVVTEYPGGKATNYGLTRIVLPAGEQKVTVRIGKGEVTEPLSLAAGQTVEKDVVLGIGSVIVNALYAEGGEKVGASGLDVKIFKAKKNIDGSREQVTYGFGPDTKFELSPGDYVAMVRMDKAEAEQPFNIRAGEAKDVTADLNAGVLAVSAPGAKHIEVFEARKDIQGNRKAFGYAFDERHQATLPAGDYVIVADRGDNGGKKEATATVNAGERTEVTVP, encoded by the coding sequence ATGATCGCATTGTCACGAGGCGTGCTGGCTACCTTTCTGGTCTTCTGGATGGCGGCCGCGGCCGCAGCTACGGATCGCACGATCATCGTGCTCGATGCGTCGGGCTCCATGTGGGGCCAGATCGGCGGTCAGCCCAAGCTCGAAATCGCACGCCAGACGCTGAGGACGGTGCTCCAGACCATACCGGCCGACATGGAATTGGGGCTTCTGGCCTATGGCCATCGTGAAAAGGGCAATTGCGACGACATCGAACTGGTGGTCGCGCCCGCGCCGGGCGCAGCCAGTTCCATAACCGCCGCGGCGGATACGATGAAGTTTCTCGGCAAGACGCCGCTTTCCGCCTCGGTCCGGCAGGCCGCCGAAGCACTGCGCTACACCGAGGACAAGGCGACAGTCATTCTGATCACCGACGGCCTCGAAACCTGCAATGCCGACCCTTGCGCTGTCGGAACCGAACTCGAGCAGGCGGGCGTTGACTTCACCGCCCATGTCGTCGGCTTCGGCCTGACGGCGGAAGAGGGCAAGCAGGTGGCGTGCCTCGCCGAGAACACCGGCGGCAGATACATCCGGGCGTCGGATGCAGGCGCACTGAAGGATGCGCTGATGGCGACGGTTGCGGCTGCTCCCGAACCGGAACCGCAGCCCGCGCCAGAACCTGCGCCCGAGCCGGCCGCGCCCGAATTCAACTTCATCCCGCAGACGATCATGGCCGAGGGCCAGCCGGCGTTGAACGAAGCTGGAAACGCTTACGAAATCTATGCGGTGAAGGCTGATGGCACGAAGGGTGAGCGCGTCGCAACGGAATACAACAACTACAAGGGCAGTCTCGAACCCGGCGATTATATAGTCAGGGCGACGCTCGGCGAGGCTTCCGCCGAAATGCCGGTCAAGATCGAAGCCGGCAAGGTCGCCGAGCCGGCCTTCGTGCTCAACGCCGGCACGTTGATCGTCCGGCCGCTTGCGAGCGAGGGCGCGGAGGTCAGCGACGGCGCGACCGTCGTCACCGAATATCCGGGCGGCAAAGCCACCAATTACGGCCTGACCAGGATTGTCCTGCCCGCCGGCGAGCAGAAGGTTACTGTCAGGATCGGCAAGGGCGAAGTCACAGAGCCGCTGAGCTTGGCCGCCGGCCAGACTGTCGAGAAAGATGTGGTGCTCGGCATTGGCAGCGTTATCGTCAACGCCCTTTATGCCGAAGGCGGCGAAAAGGTCGGCGCCTCCGGGCTCGACGTCAAGATATTCAAGGCCAAAAAGAACATCGACGGCTCGCGCGAGCAGGTTACCTACGGCTTTGGCCCCGATACAAAATTCGAGCTGTCGCCGGGCGACTACGTCGCGATGGTGCGAATGGATAAGGCGGAGGCGGAGCAGCCCTTCAACATCCGCGCCGGCGAGGCGAAGGACGTCACCGCTGACCTGAACGCAGGCGTGCTTGCCGTCTCAGCACCGGGCGCGAAGCATATTGAGGTGTTCGAGGCCAGGAAGGACATTCAGGGCAACCGCAAGGCGTTCGGCTATGCCTTCGACGAGAGGCACCAGGCGACCTTGCCTGCCGGCGACTATGTGATTGTCGCCGATCGAGGCGACAATGGCGGCAAGAAGGAAGCGACTGCGACGGTCAATGCCGGCGAGCGAACCGAGGTGACAGTTCCTTAG
- the edd gene encoding phosphogluconate dehydratase, translating to MTARKDIEAITERIRQRSRSSRDIYLERIDNAASSGANRAVLSCGNLAHGFAACAPAEKTALAGDRVPNLGIITSYNDMLSAHQPFETFPQLIKQAAQEAGGIAQVAGGVPAMCDGVTQGQPGMELSLFSRDVIAMATAIGLSHNMFDAAVYLGVCDKIVPGLVIAALTFGHLPAVFIPAGPMTTGIPNDEKARVRQLYAEGKVGRAELLEAESKSYHGPGTCTFYGTANSNQMLMEIMGLHTPGASFVNPNTPLRDALTREAAKRALAITAMGNAYTPVGRMIDERSVVNGIVGLHATGGSTNHTIHLIAMAQAAGIQITWQDISDLSEATPLLARVYPNGLADVNHFHAAGGLGFLIRELLDAGLLHEDVQTVWGEGLRPYAVEAKLGFDGGVIREAAPKISGDDKVLTTFARSFQPTGGLRVLAGNIGHAIIKTSAVKPERRLIEAPAIVLDSQQALNDAFKAGQLDRDFVAVIRFQGPKANGMPELHKLTTILGVLQDRGHKVALVTDGRMSGASGKVPAAIHVTPEALEGGVIGKIRDGDIIRLDADNGALEVLAPASELAVRKVPDIDLSANEHGFGRELFAGFRQMVARADHGASAFGTA from the coding sequence ATGACCGCCAGAAAAGATATCGAGGCCATCACCGAACGCATCCGGCAGCGCTCGAGGAGTTCGCGCGACATCTATCTGGAGCGGATCGATAACGCCGCGAGCAGCGGCGCCAACCGCGCGGTGCTTTCCTGCGGCAATCTCGCTCACGGTTTCGCGGCCTGCGCGCCCGCCGAAAAGACCGCGCTCGCCGGAGACAGGGTGCCCAATCTCGGCATCATCACTTCGTATAACGACATGCTCTCGGCGCACCAGCCCTTCGAGACGTTTCCGCAACTGATCAAGCAGGCTGCGCAGGAGGCGGGCGGCATCGCACAGGTGGCGGGCGGCGTGCCGGCCATGTGCGATGGCGTCACGCAGGGCCAGCCGGGCATGGAGCTGTCGCTGTTTTCGCGCGACGTGATCGCCATGGCGACCGCGATCGGCCTCAGCCACAACATGTTCGACGCCGCCGTCTATCTCGGCGTCTGCGACAAGATCGTGCCAGGCCTGGTGATCGCCGCGCTGACCTTCGGTCATCTGCCGGCGGTGTTCATCCCGGCCGGACCGATGACCACCGGCATTCCGAATGACGAGAAGGCGCGGGTGCGCCAGCTTTACGCGGAAGGCAAGGTCGGCCGCGCCGAGCTGCTGGAGGCCGAGTCGAAATCCTATCACGGGCCGGGCACCTGCACCTTCTACGGCACTGCAAATTCCAACCAGATGCTGATGGAGATCATGGGGCTGCACACGCCGGGCGCCTCCTTCGTCAATCCCAACACGCCGCTGCGCGATGCGCTGACCAGGGAGGCGGCGAAGCGGGCGCTGGCGATCACGGCCATGGGGAACGCCTACACGCCGGTGGGACGGATGATCGACGAGCGATCGGTGGTGAACGGCATCGTCGGGCTGCACGCGACCGGCGGCTCGACCAACCACACGATCCACCTGATCGCGATGGCTCAGGCTGCGGGTATCCAGATCACCTGGCAGGACATTTCCGATCTTTCCGAAGCGACGCCGCTGCTGGCACGGGTCTATCCGAACGGGCTGGCCGACGTGAACCATTTCCACGCTGCCGGCGGGCTAGGCTTCCTGATCCGTGAACTGCTCGATGCCGGCCTGCTGCATGAAGACGTTCAGACCGTCTGGGGCGAAGGCCTGCGTCCATACGCTGTCGAAGCCAAGCTTGGCTTCGATGGCGGTGTGATTCGCGAGGCTGCGCCGAAGATCAGCGGCGATGACAAGGTTCTGACCACCTTCGCTAGGTCGTTCCAGCCGACCGGCGGCTTGCGGGTTCTCGCGGGCAATATCGGCCACGCCATCATCAAGACGTCGGCGGTGAAGCCCGAACGGCGGCTGATCGAGGCGCCGGCGATCGTGCTCGACAGCCAGCAGGCGCTGAACGACGCCTTCAAGGCCGGCCAGCTCGATCGCGATTTCGTGGCAGTGATCCGGTTCCAGGGACCCAAGGCCAACGGCATGCCCGAACTGCACAAGCTGACGACGATACTGGGCGTGCTGCAGGACCGCGGTCACAAAGTGGCGCTTGTCACTGACGGCCGCATGTCAGGCGCTTCCGGCAAGGTTCCGGCGGCGATCCATGTGACGCCGGAAGCTCTCGAGGGCGGCGTCATCGGCAAGATCCGGGACGGCGACATCATCCGGCTGGACGCCGACAACGGCGCGCTCGAGGTGCTTGCACCCGCTTCCGAACTGGCGGTGCGGAAAGTCCCGGATATCGACCTTTCGGCCAACGAGCACGGCTTTGGTCGTGAACTGTTCGCCGGCTTCCGCCAGATGGTCGCACGCGCCGACCATGGAGCCAGTGCGTTCGGGACGGCATAA
- a CDS encoding GlxA family transcriptional regulator — translation MPDQIQGGRQFAFLLVDKFSMFSLAAAIDTFRSANRLLGYDYYGWTTVSADGDAVMASNGLPLKIDYSVADLPPVDILFVSVGLTTEFPGKSKVLGALRSWGRRGGALGALSVGSFLLAEAGQLEGHRCTIHWENRAGFMEKFPDIECTGNVFEIDRKRYTCAGGTTSIDLMLEIVRTDFGSGIANGVANQFQHERIRSAGDRQRVGPERDLTGKSEKLRKIVELMADNLDEPFSAVQLAKSAGLSVRQVERLFLRHLNVTPGRYYMRLRLERARELLRQTNMPILDVAIATGFTSHSYFAQSYRLQFGRPPSEERRTTY, via the coding sequence ATGCCCGACCAAATCCAGGGGGGCCGGCAGTTTGCGTTTCTGCTGGTCGACAAATTCTCGATGTTTTCGCTGGCCGCCGCGATCGACACGTTCCGATCGGCGAACCGGCTGCTGGGCTATGACTACTACGGCTGGACCACTGTGTCGGCGGACGGCGACGCGGTCATGGCGTCGAACGGCCTGCCGCTGAAGATCGACTACAGCGTCGCCGATCTTCCGCCTGTCGACATTCTGTTCGTTTCCGTCGGCCTGACCACCGAATTTCCGGGCAAGAGCAAGGTGCTTGGCGCGCTCCGCAGCTGGGGCAGGCGCGGCGGCGCGCTCGGCGCGCTTTCAGTGGGTTCCTTCCTTCTTGCTGAGGCCGGCCAGTTGGAAGGCCATCGCTGCACCATCCATTGGGAAAACCGGGCCGGCTTCATGGAAAAATTCCCGGATATCGAATGCACCGGCAACGTGTTCGAAATCGACCGCAAGCGCTATACCTGCGCCGGCGGCACGACCTCCATCGACCTGATGCTGGAGATCGTGCGCACTGACTTCGGCTCCGGCATCGCCAACGGTGTCGCCAACCAGTTCCAGCACGAGCGCATCCGCTCCGCTGGCGACCGCCAGCGCGTCGGTCCGGAGCGCGACCTGACCGGCAAATCGGAGAAGCTGCGTAAGATCGTCGAACTGATGGCCGACAATCTCGACGAGCCGTTCTCGGCGGTGCAACTGGCGAAGTCCGCTGGGTTGTCGGTGCGTCAGGTCGAACGCCTGTTCCTGCGCCATCTCAACGTCACGCCCGGCCGCTATTACATGCGGCTCAGGCTCGAGCGGGCGCGCGAATTGCTGCGCCAGACCAACATGCCGATCCTTGATGTGGCGATCGCCACCGGCTTCACTTCGCATTCCTATTTCGCGCAGAGCTATCGGCTGCAGTTCGGCCGCCCGCCCTCGGAAGAACGCCGCACCACCTATTGA
- a CDS encoding bifunctional methylenetetrahydrofolate dehydrogenase/methenyltetrahydrofolate cyclohydrolase, with the protein MAEIIDGRTVADEVVQTVKRLTGELVNAKAITPGLAVVIVGEDPASQVYVSSKSRKAKECGFHSVQHTLPAETSEEQLVAIVRDLNADPAIHGILVQLPLPAHIDAGRIIQTIAPEKDVDGFHYINVGKLGTGELDTAFVPCTPAGSMLLIERVRGKDLSGLNAVVVGRSNIVGKPMANLLLAANCTVTIAHSRTKDLPALARTADILVAAVGRPEMVKGDWVKPGATVIDVGINRIAAPEKGEGKSRLVGDVAFAEAEKAAGAITPVPGGVGPMTIALLMANTLVSAYRAAGLKRPTF; encoded by the coding sequence ATGGCCGAAATCATTGACGGAAGAACCGTAGCCGATGAGGTCGTGCAGACTGTAAAGCGGCTCACAGGTGAACTGGTGAATGCCAAGGCGATCACGCCTGGCCTGGCGGTCGTCATCGTCGGCGAGGATCCGGCAAGCCAGGTCTACGTCTCCTCCAAGAGCCGCAAGGCCAAGGAATGCGGATTCCATTCGGTTCAGCACACGCTGCCTGCCGAAACGTCGGAGGAACAACTGGTCGCGATCGTACGCGATCTGAATGCGGACCCGGCGATCCATGGCATATTGGTGCAGCTGCCGCTGCCGGCCCACATCGATGCCGGCCGCATCATCCAGACCATCGCGCCCGAAAAGGACGTCGACGGCTTCCATTACATCAATGTCGGCAAGCTCGGCACTGGTGAACTCGACACCGCCTTCGTGCCCTGCACGCCGGCAGGCTCCATGCTTCTGATCGAGCGTGTGCGCGGCAAGGATCTGTCCGGCTTGAATGCTGTTGTTGTCGGCCGCTCGAACATCGTCGGCAAGCCGATGGCCAACCTCCTGCTGGCCGCAAACTGCACAGTGACCATTGCCCACAGCCGTACGAAGGATTTGCCGGCGCTTGCCCGCACCGCCGACATCCTGGTTGCCGCCGTCGGTCGGCCAGAGATGGTCAAGGGCGATTGGGTAAAACCCGGCGCCACAGTCATTGACGTAGGCATCAACCGAATCGCGGCGCCGGAAAAGGGTGAGGGCAAGTCGCGGCTGGTCGGAGATGTGGCATTCGCCGAGGCCGAAAAGGCCGCCGGCGCGATCACGCCGGTGCCGGGCGGCGTCGGCCCGATGACAATTGCCTTGCTGATGGCCAACACGTTGGTTTCCGCATATCGTGCCGCGGGTCTCAAGCGCCCGACATTCTAA